Proteins encoded together in one Nyctibius grandis isolate bNycGra1 chromosome 1, bNycGra1.pri, whole genome shotgun sequence window:
- the CD24 gene encoding signal transducer CD24 — protein sequence MGTALAARLGLGLLFLALLLPTQIYCDPNGTSPTPSNNSSTSSISLTTVTNSVNNTTPQGHGNSLHSTTSLLFIISVSLLYFCC from the exons ATGGGGACGGCGCTGGCGGCGCGGCTCGGTCTGGGGCTCCTGTTCCTGGCCCTCCTCCTACCCACGCAG ATCTACTGCGATCCCAATGGAACAAGTCCAACACCTTCAAACAATTCTTCAACAAGTTCCATTTCTCTGACAACTGTCACAAATTCAGTGAACAATACCACCCCTCAGGGACACGGAAATTCCCTTCACTCAACCACGAGTCTTCTTTTCATTATCtcagtttctcttctgtatttttgctgttaa